In the genome of Armatimonadota bacterium, the window TTGGGAGCGGGCCCGCAGCTTGTTGGAGAGGGGGAGGAAGACGAGGTTCGCGAGGGCCACGCCGTACAGGGTGGCGATGAAGGCGGCGGCCAGCATGTGGCCCAACTTCGAGGGGTCATCCAGCTGCTGCATCATGTTGATGAGGCTGATGACGGTGCCGATGATGCCCAGGGTCGGGGAGAACCCCGCCATGGTGCTGTAGATCCCTTCCCCCACCCGGTGCCGCTCCTCCATGAGCTCGATCTCCGTCTGGAGGATCTCCCGCACCACCGCGGAATCCGTCCCGTCCACCACCAGCCGCACCCCCTTGGCGAGAAACGGGTCATCCCCCTCCCGCAGCTCGCCCTCCAAGCTCAGCAACCCTTCCCGGCGGGCCCGGTCCGCGAAGCGGATGAGGCGGTTCATGGTTCCGAGCACATCCGGAGGCCGGTGAAAGAAGGCCCGCAGGGTGACTCTCGGCAGGTCCAGGATCTGCTTGAGGGAGTAGGAGACCATGGTGGCGCCCAGGGTACCGCCGAACACGAGGATGAAGGCGGGGATGCTGATGTAGTACTCGGGTTTGCCCCCCTTCAGGATGGCTCCAGCGCCCACGCTGGCCCACCCCACCACCAGGCCCAGCAGCGTCGCGAGATCCACGGCCGTTCACCCCATGGGATCCGCTTCCGGCGCCCGTTGCGCCGGATCGAGGGAGCGACAGCACGCCTTCCGGTACGCCAGGACCCGGGCCACCACCTCGTCCACGGACTCCTGGACCACATACCGGTGGCCCGTGGTGAGGGAGATGACGGTGTCCGGGGTCCCCTCCACGGACTCGATGAGTTCCGCGTTGATGACGGTCTCCGTTCCGTTAAGCCGTGTGACCTTGATCATGGCCTCCGCCACGCGGGACCCGCCCGAGGGCGGGTCCCGCGTTCCTCACCCCGGTTATCGGCGCAGGGAGATCAACTCTTGAAGGAGCTCGTCCGAGGTGGTGATCACCCGGGCGTTGGCCTGGAAGCCCCGCTGGGCCGTGATCATGTTCGTGAACTCCTGGGCCAGGTCCACGTTGGACATCTCCAGGGCTCCCGCCACGAGGGTCCCTCGGCCGCCCGTGCCCGCGGCTCCGATGGACGGGGGTCCGGAGTTCGCGGACTCCGCGTACAGGTTGTTGCCCGCCTTCATCAGTCCCCCGGGGTTGGTGAAGAGGGCCAGGGCCACCTGCCCGATGACCTGGGTGCGACCGTTGGAGTACAGGCCCGTGATCACCCCGTTGCCGTCGATGGCAAAGGACTCCAGGCTGCCGCTGGGGTACCCGTCCTGGTTGCGGAGGGTGGCAGTAGACGGGGCGGCGTACTGGGTGAGCTGGGAGAAGTCCAGCTTTAACTCCAGGTCCGCGGAGCCCAGCTCGTCTGGGAGGTCCACGGTGACCTCCTCGGGGTCCGTGGGCGAGGTAAGCTTCCCGGTCTCGTCGAACTCCAGGCTGCCGCTCGCCACCTCCTCGTCCCCGTAAAAGAGCTGCCAGTCCCACTGGTTCGCATCCGTCTTGGTGAACACCAGCCGGAGTTCGATGGGGTTTCCCAGGGAGTCGTACACGGTGATGGTGGTGGTCCAGGTACCGTCCACCTCTGTGGCGGCATCCAGGTTCCCGCCGAAGACCACGTTCTCCGTGGCCTTGGGCGGAATCTCGGCCCCCACGGGGATCCTGATGGGCACCAGCTCCCCGCTCGTGTCCACCTCCCCCGCCTCGTCCGCCTGCCAGCCCATCAGCCGCAGGCCGGTGCTGGCATGTACGAGCCCACCGCGGCTGTCGAGCACGAGGGCCCCGTCCCGGGTGTAGAACCGCCGCAGGCCGTCTCCCACCACGAGGAACCCGTCGCCCTGGATGGCGAGGTCCGTGAGCACCCCCGTGTACTGGAGGTTTCCTTGGGTGAAGAGGGTGTCCACACTGCCCACCTGAACCCCCAGCCCCACCTGCAAGGGATTCATGCCGCCTCGGGCCTCCGAGGGCGCCTGGGCACCCCGGATGGTCTGGCTCAGCATCTCCGCGAAGTTCACCCGGCTGGCCTTAAACCCCACGGTGTTCACGTTCGCGATGTTGTTGCCGATCACGTCCATGCGGACCTGATGGCTCCGCAACCCCGACACACCCGCAAACAAACTCCGCAGCATGCGCTCTCCCTCCTTTCGGTTCTCCCTTACCCGGCGACCTCCACGAGCTGGTCCAGGGTGTACTCCTCCCCTCCCACCAGCAGCACGAACCGGTCCTCCCGGCGGCGGACCCCCGCCACCACCCCCTCCTCCGCGGTACCGTCCGGTTTCTGCACCGTCACCCGTCGGCCCACCAGCTGCACCGCGGTGGCGGCCTCCTGCCGCCACCGGAGCTCCTGCACCGCCTGGCTCACGTTGTGCATCTGCTCCAGGGCGCTGAACTGGGCGAGCTGCGCGATGAACTCCCGGTCGTCCATGGGCTTCAGGGGGTTCTGGTTGCGCAGCTGCGTGACCAGCAGCCGCAAAAAGTCGTCCTTCCCGAGGACGCTCCCCCCGATCCGCACCCCGGACTCCTGCTGCACGGCCCGGACCTCCATTCCCGCACCTCCTACACCACGTAGTCCACGGTTCCCACCTTCCTCCGCGCCCCGTCGGTTGGGCTCCGAGCTCGGGCCGGGCGGATCCAAAGGGCCTGTGGGGGTTCCGGCGTACCCGGTGCCCGGCCGTCTCCCTGGGCCAGCACGCCCACCTCTAGGCCCAGGAGGGCCACGCCCCGCTCGCTCAAGGCGTGGTGGAGGGCGGGCTCATGCGACCGCACCACCCGGGCGACCTCCGGGCCTCCTTCCACCCTTGCCCACACCGCTTCCGACCGCCCCCGTACCTCCATGCGCACCGGCTCCCCCCACCGGTCCGAGAGCTCCAGGCGGAGGCGGTTCGGAAGCGGCGCGTACTCCGACCGTTCCTGGGGAAGCCGGACCCCTTCCGGCCGGCCATGGGAATCCACCTGCTCGCCTCTCCCGACCTGCCCGTTGGGGCCGACGGCCGGAGGGGTTCTTTGGGGCTCTCGCGGCTCGCCCTTCCGGGGCCCGGTTTCGTCCCGAGGGAGTTCGGACCGCGATCCATCACGGGTACCGCCTATGCCCGCGAAACCCTCTTCGCCTCCCCGTCCCTGCCCTTCCGGGGAAGCCGGCGCCTCCCCAGCCGGTCGGAGGTCGATCTTCCCGGGGGGAGCGGTCCCTTCCACCCGCGGGGGCGAGGTCGTCTGCCGGAGCATGGCTTCTTCACCCCCGGACACTTCCGCAGGGGGAGATGCGGGGATCGGAGGATCCCCGCTTCCCTCTCTCCGAGCCGCCGGGGGCTCCCAGGCTGGGAGGATCGGGACGGCCAGCTCATCCGCTTCGGAGACCGGCACCACGGAGACGGCCGGATTCTGATCTCCGGATGGCAACGGGTCCGCCCGAAGCCGGCGGAGATCGTCCGCCTCGAATCCCCGGAGGGAGAGAGGAGGGGATGCCGAGACGGGGATCCGGGGGTGAACCTGGGGCTTATCGGTGAACCCGTCCGGATCCTTCTCCGCCCCCGGTGAGATGGGATGCCGAGGGTGCCTGTCAGACTCCTGGACCTTTTGGGGAGGCAACATCTTTCCGCTTTCCTCCACCGGCACCACGGCCTCCGGGGAGGGAAGGTGGGCCCTGCTCGGTGTGGTACCCGGACCTGCGGAGCCCTCTGGAAGCGGCTCGGATCCCTGAGCACCGGGCTTTACACCCGACGGCTCCCTGGAAGGGATCCCGGGTTGCGCCTGCCGGAGTCCGGGTCTGTCCGGATCCTGCACGGGGTACACCCTCCCGCTTCCCGGGTTTGGGCCTGAGCTCAGCGGCACCAGGGCTTTCCCGGCATCCTGGGCTATCGGGAGCGCTTCCGGCCGATTCTCCCTGCACGGATCAGGAATCGCCTGGGCGGGCGGCTCCTCCCGCGTGAGGGGGATGGTCGGGGGAGGTTCGTGATCAGGATGCGTCCACATCTCCCCCTGGGGGAACACCTGGGCAAGCACCGAGGCAAA includes:
- a CDS encoding flagellar motor protein, which encodes MDLATLLGLVVGWASVGAGAILKGGKPEYYISIPAFILVFGGTLGATMVSYSLKQILDLPRVTLRAFFHRPPDVLGTMNRLIRFADRARREGLLSLEGELREGDDPFLAKGVRLVVDGTDSAVVREILQTEIELMEERHRVGEGIYSTMAGFSPTLGIIGTVISLINMMQQLDDPSKLGHMLAAAFIATLYGVALANLVFLPLSNKLRARSQEEALLRQIVTEGVLAIQAGENPRLVEEKLRAFLPPALRAKVGREAAVQEGAARAPGTATVGAR
- a CDS encoding flagellar FlbD family protein is translated as MIKVTRLNGTETVINAELIESVEGTPDTVISLTTGHRYVVQESVDEVVARVLAYRKACCRSLDPAQRAPEADPMG
- a CDS encoding flagellar hook protein FlgE, whose amino-acid sequence is MLRSLFAGVSGLRSHQVRMDVIGNNIANVNTVGFKASRVNFAEMLSQTIRGAQAPSEARGGMNPLQVGLGVQVGSVDTLFTQGNLQYTGVLTDLAIQGDGFLVVGDGLRRFYTRDGALVLDSRGGLVHASTGLRLMGWQADEAGEVDTSGELVPIRIPVGAEIPPKATENVVFGGNLDAATEVDGTWTTTITVYDSLGNPIELRLVFTKTDANQWDWQLFYGDEEVASGSLEFDETGKLTSPTDPEEVTVDLPDELGSADLELKLDFSQLTQYAAPSTATLRNQDGYPSGSLESFAIDGNGVITGLYSNGRTQVIGQVALALFTNPGGLMKAGNNLYAESANSGPPSIGAAGTGGRGTLVAGALEMSNVDLAQEFTNMITAQRGFQANARVITTSDELLQELISLRR
- the flgD gene encoding flagellar hook assembly protein FlgD, which gives rise to MEVRAVQQESGVRIGGSVLGKDDFLRLLVTQLRNQNPLKPMDDREFIAQLAQFSALEQMHNVSQAVQELRWRQEAATAVQLVGRRVTVQKPDGTAEEGVVAGVRRREDRFVLLVGGEEYTLDQLVEVAG